Proteins from a single region of Pyrus communis chromosome 6, drPyrComm1.1, whole genome shotgun sequence:
- the LOC137738188 gene encoding uncharacterized protein → MEDFSEELEPLFDYRRVQPVSLIFLDDDELDAPSASPPKRREISDSAIEKVDEPVKVVSVISCEEKEEEDWLPPPPKVSAGAKRKVEDSTIKELRKKKKELASYAQSAENVLRSVEESVIKELSISSEAVEEQPPKPRPERNKIVVSIQDKDGVKQFRIYADDKFERLFKMYADNVKLDLQSLVFCFDGDKIGPAATPDALGMEENDIIEVHVTSR, encoded by the exons ATG GAGGATTTTTCCGAAGAGCTCGAGCCCTTATTCGATTACAGACGCGTTCAGCCCGTCAGTCTAATTTTCCTCGACG ACGATGAATTAGATGCTCCGTCAGCTTCTCCTCCGAAAAGGAGGGAAATTTCGGATTCCGCG ATTGAGAAGGTTGATGAACCTGTGAAGGTAGTGAGTGTTATTAGTTgtgaagaaaaggaagaggagGACTGGTTACCTCCTCCACCTAAGGTTTCTGCTGGCGCGAAGCGGAAGGTTGAAGATTCTACCATTAAGGAACTGAG gaaaaagaagaaagagctGGCATCGTATGCACAATCAGCTGAAAATGTGCTGAGATCGGTAGAGGAGTCTGTGATAAAAGAACTTAGTATCTCATCCGAGGCAGTTGAAGAACAACCTCCAAAGCCCCGCCCTGAAAGAAACAAAATAGTTGTATCTATTCAAGACAAAGATGGAGTTAAGCAGTTTCGTATTTATGCG GACGACAAGTTTGAGCGGCTCTTCAAAATGTATGCAGATAATGTTAAGCTTGACCTTCAGAGTCTGGTGTTTTGTTTTGATGGCGACAAAATAGGTCCAGCTGCTACGCCTGATGCCCTTGGGATGGAGGAAAATGACATTATTGAAGTGCATGTTACCTCGAGGTGA
- the LOC137737388 gene encoding putative zinc finger protein At1g68190 isoform X1 yields MKKSCDLCLDLRPVVYCEADAARLCLSCDAKVHSANPIVDSHQRTLLCDSCKYRSADDQCLDHRMFMCRVCDQSLHQHSSRPHQKRTMISSYTGCPSAKEFAAFWGFKLNENLSTSTGRNAISSHGDGGKYQKSSCNGFILDQILDLKRLQLSEENNPNSLLVSAHDQQSHDKRSSVHHHNGATSSRKFESNEELPFYTESFWHCRSPVQNSQLWSQNMQDLGVCEEQTYDHADLNTPDVDSIFRNFEESFGADQYVPYEGHARAKEQKYDYKCRAAIHESYAANSKGR; encoded by the exons ATGAAGAAAAGCTGTGATTTGTGCTTGGATTTGAGGCCAGTTGTGTACTGTGAAGCCGACGCTGCACGTCTTTGCCTTTCCTGCGATGCAAAAGTCCATTCTGCTAACCCAATTGTCGACTCCCATCAGCGAACCCTCTTATGCGATTCGTGCAAATACCGTTCAGCCGACGATCAGTGTTTGGATCACCGGATGTTTATGTGCCGTGTATGCGACCAGAGCCTGCACCAGCACTCTTCAAGGCCGCATCAGAAACGGACCATGATCAGCAGTTATACCGGTTGCCCGTCCGCCAAGGAATTTGCAGCATTTTGGGGGTTCAAACTGAATGAGAATCTGTCCACCAGTACTGGCAGAAATGCG ATATCTTCCCATGGAGATGGAGGTAAATATCAGAAAAGCTCTTGTAACGGTTTTATTCTGGATCAGATTCTTGATTTGAAAAGGCTTCAGCTGAGTGAGGAGAATAACCCTAATTCGCTTCTGGTATCTGCTCATGATCAACAAAGTCATGATAAACGTTCTTCAGTGCATCATCACAACGGTGCTACTTCAAGCCGGAAATTCGAATCTAATGAAGAACTTCCATTTTATACAGAATCATTTTGGCATTGCAGAAGTCCAGTGCAAAATAGTCAG CTGTGGTCTCAGAATATGCAAGATCTCGGGGTTTGTGAAGAACAAACTTACGATCATGCTGATCTCAATACTCCTGACGTTGATTCGATTTTCCGAAACTTCGAGGAGTCATTTGGAGCTGATCAATATGTACCATATGAGGGCCATGCTAGAGCAAAGGAG caGAAGTACGATTACAAATGCAGAGCCGCAATTCATGAAAGTTATGCTGCAAATTCAAAGGGAAGATAA
- the LOC137736371 gene encoding putative two-component response regulator-like APRR6: MANINMPDKHRFSFLRVLHRNKIPVIFMSSEVNMNVAKKTLAEGACFFLQKPISLEDLKNVWPHVYRKVRNPRKDTHKPNCAKKIDEAGNVLRPSSGGIRIHEVAGVCRSTAVHDLRLDAQDTRSLRCKSGKVRRGEGNRQRKLQCSRAEQQIATENHTKGAFGIKRPVDDKEEQEKAKKVKLNIEQTVSGSTNKDEEGKENKDCNGSSEDRRCRTIWTPELHLKFTAALSALGDQTFMRTSVCKLYAKVVKMAWLHL, translated from the exons ATGGCTAACATCAATATGCCAGATAAACACAGATTTTCGTTTCTACGGGTGCTGCATAGGAACAAAATTCCTGTCATAT TCATGTCCTCGGAAGTGAATATGAATGTAGCCAAGAAGACCCTAGCTGAAGGAGCATGCTTTTTTCTTCAGAAACCAATCTCCTTGGAGGATCTGAAAAACGTGTGGCCACACGTTTATCGGAAGGTAAGAAACCCAAGGAAGGACACACATAAACCAAATTGTGCAAAGAAGATTGATGAGGCCGGTAATGTGCTTAGACCTTCATCTGGAGGCATTAGAATCCATGAGGTTGCTGGTGTGTGTAGGTCTACCGCTGTACACGATTTGCGCCTTGACGCGCAAGACACTCGCTCATTAAGATGCAAATCGGGTAAAGTTAGGAGAGGTGAGGGAAATCGTCAGAGAAAACTACAGTGCTCTCGCGCTGAACAGCAGATAGCCACAGAGAACCATACAAAAGGAGCATTTGGGATAAAGAGACCAGTCGATGATAAAGAAGAGCAAGAAAAAGCGAAGAAAGTTAAACTAAACATAGAGCAAACTGTTTCTGGAAGTACAAATAAGGATgaggaaggaaaggaaaataAGGATTGCAATGGCAGCTCCGAAGATAGAAGGTGCCGCACCATTTGGACTCCGGAACTTCATCTCAAGTTTACAGCAGCCCTAAGTGCATTAGGAGATCAAA CGTTTATGAGGACTTCGGTTTGTAAACTTTATGCCAAAGTGGTGAAAATGGCATGGCTCCATCTCTAG
- the LOC137736373 gene encoding zinc finger CCCH domain-containing protein 15-like — protein sequence MRTDQIASEIQNTAPLLNFRVKLNRNFEKRCSETTTVEMQNDTSSTAYGGHATSAMPKSPLKSQSSADDAVFASLYSAIFDRKPSVSRYDVEESDHDSSSAHRHRQLYHSILVQDHQEMVNRHSRCLKHLQETSEEADALRRENVHLRSLNLELNKHLSLLIHASVQKKFGSPSSVRTTTPFGIVSGLGDMRTYDKRAEQDVSDESPTSVIESEGGDAENIDAERFALPKSISVRSNGYVKSAQAAQAGASTATRTGTATTFNASQKVFVPIGVKEEEPPVELEVYNQGMFKTELCNKWQEVGECPYGDHCQFAHGIEELRPVIRHPRYKTDVCRMVLSGVVCPYGHRCHFRHALTENEKLMVPNKPSQRQFNLDRQNK from the exons ATGAGGACAGATCAG attgCTTCAGAGATTCAGAACACTGCTCCTCTGTTAAATTTCAGAGTAAAATTGAACCGGAATTTCGAGAAAAG GTGCAGCGAAACGACGACAGTGGAGATGCAAAACGACACTTCCTCCACCGCCTATGGCGGCCACGCCACATCTGCAATGCCGAAATCGCCACTCAAATCGCAATCTAGCGCAGACGATGCCGTGTTCGCTTCCCTCTACTCCGCTATATTCGATCGCAAGCCTTCGGTAAGTCGATACGACGTCGAAGAATCGGACCACGACTCGTCTTCAGCTCACCGCCACCGCCAACTCTACCATTCGATCCTCGTTCAAGATCATCAGGAGATGGTGAACCGCCACAGCCGCTGCCTCAAGCACCTCCAAGAAACCTCCGAGGAAGCCGACGCGCTCCGTCGCGAGAACGTTCATCTCCGCTCTCTCAATCTCGAGCTCAACAAGCACCTCAGTCTACTCATCCACGCCTCAGTACAGAAAAAGTTCGGTTCCCCTTCCTCTGTGCGGACAACGACGCCGTTTGGGATCGTTAGCGGACTTGGCGACATGAGAACATATGACAAACGAGCAGAGCAGGACGTGTCCGACGAGAGCCCTACGAGTGTGATTGAGAGCGAAGGCGGCGACGCCGAGAATATTGATGCGGAGAGGTTTGCGCTGCCTAAGAGCATTTCTGTGAGGTCTAACGGATACGTGAAGTCTGCTCAGGCCGCTCAAGCCGGTGCTAGCACTGCCACCCGGACTGGGACCGCCACTACATTCAATGCTTCG CAAAAAGTGTTCGTTCCGATAGGGGTGAAAGAGGAGGAACCACCGGTGGAATTGGAAGTTTACAACCAAGGCATGTTCAAGACAGAGCTGTGCAACAAGTGGCAGGAGGTTGGAGAGTGTCCTTACGGCGATCACTGCCAGTTTGCACATGGGATTGAGGAGCTCCGCCCTGTGATCCGCCACCCGCGCTACAAGACCGACGTCTGCAGGATGGTGCTTTCCGGTGTTGTCTGCCCATACGGTCACCGCTGCCATTTCCGCCACGCCCTCACCGAGAATGAGAAGTTGATGGTTCCAAACAAGCCCAGTCAAAGGCAGTTCAATCTGGACAGGCAAAATAAATAA
- the LOC137736369 gene encoding uncharacterized protein — translation MEIVPTTYYDSLKRYWRRRSYQRLHGETRKKIRVARLGGGAKGSTSPSRSWKLKTKLRLLKYVSPIKFLAKLHNGYVDMMIRMAGKAGGVGRIAAKKIAKPQDQVSMATCSNELVDSRLVLEIYKRLAASRQLAEHGLIVESQSNFFNLMDM, via the coding sequence ATGGAGATTGTTCCGACTACGTACTACGACAGCTTGAAGAGGTactggaggaggaggagctacCAGAGGCTGCATGGCGAGACCAGAAAGAAGATAAGGGTTGCGAGGCTCGGCGGAGGAGCTAAGGGGAGCACTAGTCCTAGTCGTAGTTGGAAGCTCAAGACCAAGCTGAGGCTGCTGAAGTATGTTTCCCCTATCAAGTTTTTGGCTAAGTTGCATAATGGTTACGTTGACATGATGATTCGGATGGCGGGCAAGGCCGGCGGTGTCGGGAGGATTGCAGCGAAGAAGATCGCAAAACCCCAAGATCAGGTTTCAATGGCTACTTGTAGCAACGAGTTAGTTGACAGCAGACTGGTTTTGGAGATTTACAAGAGATTGGCTGCTTCCCGCCAATTAGCTGAGCATGGATTGATAGTTGAAAGCCAAAGCAACTTCTTCAACTTGATGGATATGTAG
- the LOC137737388 gene encoding putative zinc finger protein At1g68190 isoform X2 has translation MKKSCDLCLDLRPVVYCEADAARLCLSCDAKVHSANPIVDSHQRTLLCDSCKYRSADDQCLDHRMFMCRVCDQSLHQHSSRPHQKRTMISSYTGCPSAKEFAAFWGFKLNENLSTSTGRNAISSHGDGGKYQKSSCNGFILDQILDLKRLQLSEENNPNSLLVSAHDQQSHDKRSSVHHHNGATSSRKFESNEELPFYTESFWHCRSPVQNSQLWSQNMQDLGVCEEQTYDHADLNTPDVDSIFRNFEESFGADQYVPYEGHARAKEKYDYKCRAAIHESYAANSKGR, from the exons ATGAAGAAAAGCTGTGATTTGTGCTTGGATTTGAGGCCAGTTGTGTACTGTGAAGCCGACGCTGCACGTCTTTGCCTTTCCTGCGATGCAAAAGTCCATTCTGCTAACCCAATTGTCGACTCCCATCAGCGAACCCTCTTATGCGATTCGTGCAAATACCGTTCAGCCGACGATCAGTGTTTGGATCACCGGATGTTTATGTGCCGTGTATGCGACCAGAGCCTGCACCAGCACTCTTCAAGGCCGCATCAGAAACGGACCATGATCAGCAGTTATACCGGTTGCCCGTCCGCCAAGGAATTTGCAGCATTTTGGGGGTTCAAACTGAATGAGAATCTGTCCACCAGTACTGGCAGAAATGCG ATATCTTCCCATGGAGATGGAGGTAAATATCAGAAAAGCTCTTGTAACGGTTTTATTCTGGATCAGATTCTTGATTTGAAAAGGCTTCAGCTGAGTGAGGAGAATAACCCTAATTCGCTTCTGGTATCTGCTCATGATCAACAAAGTCATGATAAACGTTCTTCAGTGCATCATCACAACGGTGCTACTTCAAGCCGGAAATTCGAATCTAATGAAGAACTTCCATTTTATACAGAATCATTTTGGCATTGCAGAAGTCCAGTGCAAAATAGTCAG CTGTGGTCTCAGAATATGCAAGATCTCGGGGTTTGTGAAGAACAAACTTACGATCATGCTGATCTCAATACTCCTGACGTTGATTCGATTTTCCGAAACTTCGAGGAGTCATTTGGAGCTGATCAATATGTACCATATGAGGGCCATGCTAGAGCAAAGGAG AAGTACGATTACAAATGCAGAGCCGCAATTCATGAAAGTTATGCTGCAAATTCAAAGGGAAGATAA
- the LOC137736370 gene encoding uncharacterized protein, with translation MEIVPTTYHDSLKRYWRRRSYQRLHGETRKKMRVARLGGGAKGSTSPKRSWKLKTKLRLLKYVSPIKFLAKLHNGYADMMIRMAGKAGGVGRIAAKKIAKPQDQVSMATCGNELVDSRLVLEIYKRLAASRQLAEHGLIVESQSSFFNLTDM, from the coding sequence ATGGAGATTGTTCCGACTACGTACCACGATAGCTTGAAGAGGTactggaggaggaggagctacCAGAGGCTGCATGGCGAGACCAGAAAGAAGATGAGGGTTGCGAGGCTCGGCGGAGGAGCTAAGGGGAGCACTAGTCCTAAACGTAGTTGGAAGCTCAAGACCAAGCTGAGGCTGCTGAAGTATGTTTCCCCTATCAAGTTTTTGGCTAAGTTGCATAATGGTTACGCTGACATGATGATTCGGATGGCGGGCAAGGCCGGTGGTGTCGGGAGGATTGCCGCGAAGAAGATCGCAAAACCCCAAGATCAGGTTTCAATGGCCACTTGTGGCAACGAGTTAGTTGACAGCAGACTGGTTTTGGAGATTTACAAGAGATTGGCTGCTTCCCGCCAATTAGCTGAGCATGGATTGATAGTTGAAAGCCAAAGCAGCTTCTTCAACTTGACGGATATGTAG
- the LOC137737388 gene encoding putative zinc finger protein At1g68190 isoform X3, producing MKKSCDLCLDLRPVVYCEADAARLCLSCDAKVHSANPIVDSHQRTLLCDSCKYRSADDQCLDHRMFMCRVCDQSLHQHSSRPHQKRTMISSYTGCPSAKEFAAFWGFKLNENLSTSTGRNAILDLKRLQLSEENNPNSLLVSAHDQQSHDKRSSVHHHNGATSSRKFESNEELPFYTESFWHCRSPVQNSQLWSQNMQDLGVCEEQTYDHADLNTPDVDSIFRNFEESFGADQYVPYEGHARAKEQKYDYKCRAAIHESYAANSKGR from the exons ATGAAGAAAAGCTGTGATTTGTGCTTGGATTTGAGGCCAGTTGTGTACTGTGAAGCCGACGCTGCACGTCTTTGCCTTTCCTGCGATGCAAAAGTCCATTCTGCTAACCCAATTGTCGACTCCCATCAGCGAACCCTCTTATGCGATTCGTGCAAATACCGTTCAGCCGACGATCAGTGTTTGGATCACCGGATGTTTATGTGCCGTGTATGCGACCAGAGCCTGCACCAGCACTCTTCAAGGCCGCATCAGAAACGGACCATGATCAGCAGTTATACCGGTTGCCCGTCCGCCAAGGAATTTGCAGCATTTTGGGGGTTCAAACTGAATGAGAATCTGTCCACCAGTACTGGCAGAAATGCG ATTCTTGATTTGAAAAGGCTTCAGCTGAGTGAGGAGAATAACCCTAATTCGCTTCTGGTATCTGCTCATGATCAACAAAGTCATGATAAACGTTCTTCAGTGCATCATCACAACGGTGCTACTTCAAGCCGGAAATTCGAATCTAATGAAGAACTTCCATTTTATACAGAATCATTTTGGCATTGCAGAAGTCCAGTGCAAAATAGTCAG CTGTGGTCTCAGAATATGCAAGATCTCGGGGTTTGTGAAGAACAAACTTACGATCATGCTGATCTCAATACTCCTGACGTTGATTCGATTTTCCGAAACTTCGAGGAGTCATTTGGAGCTGATCAATATGTACCATATGAGGGCCATGCTAGAGCAAAGGAG caGAAGTACGATTACAAATGCAGAGCCGCAATTCATGAAAGTTATGCTGCAAATTCAAAGGGAAGATAA